Proteins found in one Phoenix dactylifera cultivar Barhee BC4 unplaced genomic scaffold, palm_55x_up_171113_PBpolish2nd_filt_p 000568F, whole genome shotgun sequence genomic segment:
- the LOC103719925 gene encoding thaumatin-like protein has product METMLLLRLSALLLLLPAALPSEAATLALYNRCRETVWPGIQPSAGKPILARGGFRLLPNQAYSIRLPPGWSGRVWGRQGCTFDPATSRGRCATGDCGGNLFCAGLGGSTPATLVEITLGQGQTQDFYDVSLVDGYNLGISMTPFRGKASVGGVGGGARCAAAGCVSDLNAVCPAGLAVRDGGRGGGRVVGCKSACSAFGSPRYCCTGSYGGPQQCKPTSYSRLFKTACPRAYSYAYDDATSILTCSPGASYLVTFCPHH; this is encoded by the coding sequence ATGGAAACCATGTTACTTCTCCGCTTGTCggctctgctgctgctgctgccggcGGCATTGCCGTCGGAGGCCGCGACGCTGGCGCTGTACAACCGGTGCCGGGAGACGGTGTGGCCTGGCATCCAGCCGAGCGCCGGGAAGCCCATACTCGCCCGCGGCGGCTTCCGCCTGCTTCCCAACCAGGCTTACTCCATCCGCCTGCCCCCTGGCTGGTCCGGCCGCGTCTGGGGCCGCCAGGGGTGCACCTTCGACCCCGCCACCAGCCGCGGCCGCTGCGCCACCGGCGACTGCGGCGGGAACCTCTTCTGCGCCGGTCTCGGCGGTTCTACCCCGGCCACCCTCGTGGAGATCACCCTCGGCCAGGGCCAGACTCAGGACTTCTACGACGTGAGCCTCGTGGACGGCTACAACCTCGGCATCTCCATGACGCCGTTCCGAGGAAAGGCATCCGTCGGCGGCGTTGGCGGGGGGGCGCGGTGCGCGGCTGCGGGGTGCGTGAGCGATCTGAACGCGGTGTGCCCGGCGGGGCTGGCGGTGAGAGACGGGGGGCGAGGTGGGGGGAGGGTGGTGGGGTGCAAGAGCGCGTGCTCGGCGTTTGGGTCGCCGAGGTACTGCTGCACGGGGAGCTACGGGGGGCCGCAGCAGTGCAAGCCCACGTCCTACTCGCGGCTGTTCAAGACCGCATGCCCCCGGGCTTACTCCTACGCCTACGACGATGCCACAAGCATCCTCACCTGCTCCCCGGGCGCCAGCTACCTCGTCACCTTCTGCCCCCACCACTGA